CTACCAATTGCAGGATCACGTTTAATGAGATCACCAAAAAGGCAGTCCAGGAGGCTATCGAGAAGCCCAGATCCATCGATATGGATCTCGTTGATGCACAGCAGGCTCGTCGTATCCTTGACCGACTCGTAGGTTACGAACTCTCACCCTTGCTCTGCAGCAAGATCAGAAGAGGTCTTTCAGCAGGTCGAGTTCAGTCCGTTGCAACAAAGATCGTAATGGACAGGGATGCCGAGATCGATGCATTCATTCCCGAGGATTACTGGCTCGTAAGTTCTACCGTAAGTCCCGACGGTTCTAAGAATAAGTTCAAGGTCGGATATTACGGCACAGTTAACGGTGATAAGACTGATAAGCCTAAGAACGGCAGGATCCTTTCGCAGGAGAAGGCAGACAGTGTCGTTTCAAATATCAAGGGTAAGGACTTTACCGTCCTTTCCGTAAAGAAGGGCGACGGCAGCAGAAAGCCCGCTCCTCCGTTTACGACATCCACCATGCAGCAGGAAGCATCAAGAAGACTCGGCTTCTCCACAAAGAAGACTACGTCTCTTGCTCAGCAGCTCTACGAAGGTATCGAGATCGCAGGTCACGGCCAGACGGCTCTCGTATCCTACATAAGGACAGACTCCGTCAGAGTATCTGATGAGGCAGTGGCTGCATCCAGAGGTCTTATCGAAGAGAGATTCGGTAAGGAGTATGTCTGCCCCTATAAGAGAAACTATAAGAATAAGAATTCCGCTCAGGATGCTCACGAGGCTATAAGACCTACACACTTTGATCTTTCGCCCGAGCTCCTTAAGAGTTCACTTTCGAACGACCAGTATAAGCTCTATAAGCTCATCTGGGAGAGATTCCTCGCATCTCAGATGTCAGATGCAGCCATCAATACGGTTACGCTCGATGTCGGATGCGGTAATGAGATATTCAGAGCACAGGGCGAGACGGTTGCTTTCAAGGGATTCCTTGCAGTATATGCCGATATCAAGGAAGACGAGCAGAACGATAATGCTGATGACTCTAAGAACAAGCTCCCTGAGCTTACTGAGGGTCAGGTTCTTAAGAACCTCGAAGTAATCTGCGATAAGAAGCAGACACTTCCTCCGCCTCACTATACTGAAGCAACGCTCATCAAGGCGATGGAGGATAACGGTATCGGCCGTCCTTCAACATATTCCGCTACGATCAGTACTATCCTCGACAGAAAGTATGTCGACAGAGAGGGAAGGAACCTCCTTATCACTGATCTTGGTAAGCTTGTTACCAATATGCTCGAGGATAATTTCAACGAGATCGTAGATGTTTCCTTTACGGCTGACATGGAGGAGAAGCTCGATAAGGTCGAGGTTGGTAATACCAACTGGGTAAAGGTCCTTTCTGATTTCTATCCCACATTCCATAAGCAGGTAGAGGATGCCGGAAAGTCAATAGAGAAGGTCAAGATCGAATCCGAGAAGATCGGTGAGAAGTGCCCCGAGTGCGGCGAAGGCGATCTTGTCATTAAGGAAGGAAGAAACGGTAAGTTCATTGCCTGCTCATGCTTCCCGAAGTGTACATATACGAGAAATATCGAGGTTGCCGCTAAGGGTAAGTGCCCCGTCTGCGGATCCGGACTTCTCGTAAGGAAGACCAGAAAAGGCAATAAGACTTTCTATGTATGCGACAAAAAGGGTACAAAGCCTGATTGCGAGTTCATCTCATGGGATCTTCCCATAGACGACAAGAAGTGCGACACCTGCGGCGCATACATGGTATGGCACAGATTCAGGGGAAAGACGTATCCCAGATGCTCCGATCCCGAGTGTGCTACTAATAAGAGAAAGAAGAAATCCGATAAGGAAGAGTCAGATGAGTAAAAAAGTAACCGTTATAGGTGCGGGCCTTGCGGGAAGTGAAGCCGCATGGATATTGTCCGAGCTTGGAGTAGAGGTGGATCTTTATGAGATGAAGCCAATAAGAAAGAGCCCGGCGCACAAGAGTGACGGTTATGCCGAGCTTGTCTGCAGTAATTCATTAAGAGCTGCGAATATTGAAAATGCTGTCGGCCTCCTGAAGGAAGAGCTGAGAGTATTAGGATCCCTGATCATGGAAGCGGCGGATAAGTCTGCCGTGCCCGCCGGCGGTGCTCTCGCAGTAGACAGAGACGAATTCTCTTCGTATATAACCGAGAAGATCGATAATTGTCCGAATATCAATGTCATCCACGAAGAGATCACAAAGATCCCCGAGGACGGCATAGTTATCGTTGCAACAGGACCTCTTACTGACGGTGAGCTCTACGAAGATATCATGAAGACGGTAGGAGACTCGAAGCTTCATTTCTTTGATGCGGCTGCCCCTATCGTTACGGCTGATTCCATAGATATGACTAAGGCCTTCAAGGCTTCCAGATACGGCAAGGGCGGAGATGACTATATCAACTGCCCCATGGATAAGGAAGAATACCTCAGGTTCTATAACGAGCTCGTTAATGCCGAGAGGGCAGACGTTAAGGGATTTGATAAGGAGATTGTATTCGAAGGCTGTATGCCGATCGAGACGATGGCCTCAAGAGGCGTTGATACCATGAGATTCGGTCCATTAAAGCCCGTAGGCCTCGTTGATCCCAAGACAGGCGAGGAGCCTTATGCATGTCTGCAGCTCAGGCAGGATGACAGAGCCAAGACGATGTTTAATCTCGTTGGATTCCAGACAAGGCTCAAGTGGCCTGAGCAGAAGCGAGTATTCGGACTTATCCCGGGACTTGAAAATGCAGAATACTACAGAATGGGTGTAATGCACAGGAATACTTATATCAATTCTCCTGCGCTCCTTACACATGAATATTCCATGAGAAACAGGGATACTCTTTTCTTCGCAGGTCAGATCACGGGCGTAGAGGGCTATATAGAGTCTACTGCTTCCGGTTTCCTAGCAGGATACTATGCCGCTATGAAGGCTCTTGAGATCGAGCCGCCTTTCGTACCCGGCAGTGATACAGTCATCGGTTCCATGGCCGCATATGTATCAGATCCCATGGTTAAGAAGTTCGTTCCCATGAATGCCAACTTCGGTCTCGTAGAGAAGATGCCCGGCAAGTTCAAGGGGAAGAACGGCAAGAAGGAAAAGAATGCCGCTATTGCTCAGCGTTCTCTCGAGAAAATCTATGCATTCGCTGATATAATCAATAATATGAAGAATCGAAACGGAGATAATGACTGATGTCCGGTGAACGCGGTCCGATCTATAAGTTTTTCAGCATATACGGTACTAATTTCTCTAAGCTGACGCTTACGAACTTTATGTTCCTCGTCCTGAATATCCCGTCTATGCTCATCTCTATATTCCTTACGCTCAAGTTTCTTCCGAAGATCAACAGCGTATTCGTACCTGAGAACTTCGCAGCATTTATGGCTGAAGCAGGTTATGAGGTGAATGAACAGATCAGCGCTACCGGAACCGACGTAGTATCTCAGCTTTACTACATCATCATACTTTTCTGCGTGATGTTCCTTATGGGATCGCTCCTTGTATGTGTCGGTCCTTTCCAGGCCGGATTTGCTCACCTTTACAGGAATCTCTACAGAGGTGATTCTATCTATCCTCTGCAGGACTTTAAGAAGGGGGTAAAGAATAATCTCAGGCAGTCGATCGCAGTATCGATCATATCGGTCATCGTTACAGTCGTCTGCCTTCTGGCTATCTCGTTCTACGGTAATGCAGGCACCAAGTTCGGAACTGTCGTATCAGTTCTCTTTACGGTCATCCTTTTGGCATTTATCGCGATCCAGCATATTGTCTATCAGATGATCGTTACGGTAGATCTTCCTCTTTCAAAGGTCTATAGAAATGCGTTTTTCTTTTTCCTTATGAGATTTATACAGTTTGCGGTAATGACCGTAGTCATTATCCTTCTGTTGTTCCTTTTGCCGTTTATATTCATTTCTTCATTTACATATTTCGGTTACGGCCTTGCCATAATCTATTATCTGACTATGGCATTCGTTCTCTGCCAGTTCATGATGGCTTATTATTCGGCTGACATGATCAATACGTTTATCGTTAAGAAGCTCCAAGCTCCCGCTGAGAGCGAAGAAGAGTCTGATGACGATGATTCTTCCGATGAGGATAGTGACGAAGAGGAGGATCCTGATGACGAGTCGGATGAGGAATCCGATGATGACGATCAGGAGGATGACGAAGAAGACGGAGACTGACGATGGATGACTGGACACTGATCGCCGACGAGACTAGAGCGCTCATTGCTTATGCTCTGATCTTATTTGTGATCGCGCTGTGCGCTTTCGTCTATTTCCTTGTCTATTATCGAAAGAGTATCAAGGGCGTCGTTACTGATGAGTCGTTCCTTGCACTCGATGTAGCTTATTTCCATGAGAAGGGTAAGAGACAGCGTCAGGAGGATTCCTACTATATCTCACCAATGGATGATATGCGAAAGTACGGCTTCACGGCTTGCGTAGCTGACGGTATGGGCGGTATGCGCTATGGTGACCAGATATCCCAGTACATAACCGATTCTATCGGTGAGATGTATCCTATCAGTTTCTTTGCCTGCGAGAACAATTCAGAATCCATCCGAAAGATCTCTAACAACCTTTTTGATGAATATAATCAGCAGGGCGGAGCTACACTGGCGATGGTACAGATCTATAATGATCACATGACTTTCTATAGTGTCGGTGACAGCGATATCATCCTGATAAGGAACGATGAAGCTACTATCTTAAATCCCAGACAGAATTATGTGGCGCTCCTCATACGAAGCCTTGTTCGAAGCGGTAAGCAGACGCAGGTCGCATATGCAAATAACAAGGCGAGAGCCCTCGTTGATTATATGGGTAACCATAATCCCAGAGTCATCTTTACCAAGAAGCCGATGAGACTTCTGCCCGAAGATACGATCATCGTAAGTTCGGACGGCCTTACCGATGCGGTACCGTGGAAGACCATCCCTCAGTATGTCGAGAATTCCGCAGTAGCTACTGCATCTAACCTGAAGCTGTCTGTAAGACAGAAAAAATACCCGAAGCAGGATAACTACACCGCTGTAGTCATCAAGCTCAAGAGGAGCATAGTATGATCGAGTATTATACATTGATGCACAAGGGCGATGCCGAGGAGTATACCGATAATATCTTCATGAATTTCGGAAGTACGGTTACGGTGCTAATCATTTATTCGAGCAAGGAAGGCGCTCCTGAGTTCAAGTATGATGACAAGGCGAAGATATCTTCCATGATCACCGGATGCAGAGGTGTTCCTTTTGATACTATAAGCAAGATCCTCGAGCGTGATATAGCAGAAGGCATCGACTATATGCTGATCCACATAAATGATTCCATGATAAATATCGAAAGGCACGGATCGATAATTGCAGGGATCGTAAAGAACGGTGAGCTCAAAAGGCTACCTAACGGTCCGTTCAGTATCGAGGATGAGGACAGAGTAGTATGCGGTACGGCAGAATTCTTTAAGTACTTAAGTCCGCCTGCCATACTTTCGGACGCGCTTACTGCTGACAGCAGTGAGGAGTGGATGGATAATATGGTATGCAGGATCTCTGAACAGAATATGCTCGCGGAGGGGAATCTTACCGCAGTTACGTTGATAGTTAGAAAGGACGATGTTAAAGTCCAGAATTAAAATTATCAAAACGTAATGAATATTGTCTCGTTATTTCTGTGAATATTCAACAGAATTTCAGTAGCTATTTTTACTTGTGAAAGACATCTTTATTGCGTTAACATAAACCGTCTAAAAAGAAATGAAAAAAGAAATGAGAGGATAATCTTATGTGGAAAAGTATGAGTAAAGGCGAATTGGTCGTCATCTACATCATCTGGCTTATCTCGACGGCGGCACTTGTTTTCTCTGCGTGCCATTTCTTCGGAATCGGTAATGAGATCATTGAGAACATCATTCCTTCCGGAACAGTCGAAGTATCTGAAGAGGTTGCAGGAACTGCAGCATCAGTAGCAGAGCAGACTTCTGATATTTCTACCATGGCTAAGGATTATGTAATCTCCGCTACAGGCAATAACCCCAATAACATCCTGATCGGTCTTGGTGCGTATGCAGGTCTTGCAACACTTATCTATATCATCGTTGCAGCATCAAAGCAGAGAGTGCCTGCTATCTATTTCGTAGGTATCTTCCTGCATCTTGTTCTGACGGTTCTGTTCTTTGTCGGAGCACCGTTGTTCTGATACTCTAAAAACTGAATATAATATTGCTTTTAATAAGGAGTATTACGAACCGTAATACTCCTTAAAAAATGCATCTCTGAAATCACCGAGGCAATCTTCCGCGATGGCTTCTCGTACTTTCCCCATCAAGGTCAGGAGGAAGTCGATATTGTGCCACGTGCAGAGCCTTTGACCGAACATCTCCTTTGCTTTGAGCAGATGTCTTATATATGCCGAAGAGAAATTCTTACATGCATAGCAGTCGCACTCGGGATCCATGGGACCGAAGTCCTCGGCATGCTTAGCATCTCTGATGATCACGCGGCCCTTTGATGTAAGAACTGTTCCATGTCTTCCCATACGTGTAGGAAGAACGCAGTCGAACATGTCGATGCCTCTGATCGCACCTTCGATGAGGTAATCGGGAGTTCCGACGCCCATGAGATATCTGGGCTTATCCTCAGGCATATGAGGAACGGTAGCATCGAGCATCTCATACATAAGGTTAGCGGGTTCGCCGACGGAAAGACCGCCGATGGCAAATCCGGGAAGATCAAATGAAGTGATCTGCTTAGCGCTTCTAACGCGAAGCTCGGGGTACATATTACCCTGAATGATACCGAAGAGAGCCTGATCCTCGGGACGCTTATGAGTATCGATACAACGCTCGAGCCATCTTGTCGTTCTCTCCAGTGATCTTGCTGAATATTCTTCAGTACTGGGGTAGGGACAGCACTCATCGAATGCCATGATGATATCCGCACCGAGATCATTTTGGATCTGGATCGACTTCTCGGGAGTAAGAAGGTGCTTCGAGCCGTCGAGGTGGGATCTGAACTTAACTCCTTCCTCAATGATATCCTTGGGACGGGCAAGGGAGAATACCTGGAATCCGCCGCTGTCCGTAAGGACTGCGCCCTTCCAGTTCATGAACTTATGAAGTCCGCCTGCCTTGGCAATAAGTTCGCTTCCGGGTCTCATCCACAGATGATAAGTGTTCGAAAGTATGATGTTAGCTCCCATGGATGATATCTCATCCGGGCTCATGCCCTTGACGGAAGCCTGTGTACCTACGGGCATGAAAGCAGGAGTATCGAATGTACCGTGAGGAGTGTGGACTCTTCCGAGCCTGGCTCCTGTCTGCTTACATGTGTGGATATGTTCGTACCATACGGGGAAATTACTCATGTTATTCTCCTTGGATTAAAGATCTGTAATGAACATCGCATCGCCGAATGAGAAGAAGCGATACTCTTCCTTTACGGCTTCGTTATATGCATTGAGTATATGCTCTTTTCCTGCAAGTGCCGATACGAGCATTATGAGAGTCGACTCGGGAAGGTGGAAGTTTGTGATAAGTGAATTCACGCACTTGAATTCATATCCCGGGTAGATGAATATCTTCGTATCGCCTGAGCAGGGAAGCATCTCGGGATCGTTAGATGCTACTGTCTCGAGAACTCTGGTAGAAGTAGTACCTACGGAGATGACTCTTCTTCCTTCTGCTCTTGCTGCTCTTACAATATCCGATGCTGTCTTGTCGAAGCAGTACCATTCGGAATGCATCTCGTGAGACTCGACATCGTCG
The window above is part of the Ruminococcaceae bacterium KH2T8 genome. Proteins encoded here:
- a CDS encoding DNA topoisomerase-1 — translated: MGKKLVIVESPTKAKTIGRYLGKDYRISASVGHIRDLPRNSMGVNVNDSFKPIYITTNVKVVKELRELAEDADFVYIATDPDREGEAIAWHVAHVLKIDPTTNCRITFNEITKKAVQEAIEKPRSIDMDLVDAQQARRILDRLVGYELSPLLCSKIRRGLSAGRVQSVATKIVMDRDAEIDAFIPEDYWLVSSTVSPDGSKNKFKVGYYGTVNGDKTDKPKNGRILSQEKADSVVSNIKGKDFTVLSVKKGDGSRKPAPPFTTSTMQQEASRRLGFSTKKTTSLAQQLYEGIEIAGHGQTALVSYIRTDSVRVSDEAVAASRGLIEERFGKEYVCPYKRNYKNKNSAQDAHEAIRPTHFDLSPELLKSSLSNDQYKLYKLIWERFLASQMSDAAINTVTLDVGCGNEIFRAQGETVAFKGFLAVYADIKEDEQNDNADDSKNKLPELTEGQVLKNLEVICDKKQTLPPPHYTEATLIKAMEDNGIGRPSTYSATISTILDRKYVDREGRNLLITDLGKLVTNMLEDNFNEIVDVSFTADMEEKLDKVEVGNTNWVKVLSDFYPTFHKQVEDAGKSIEKVKIESEKIGEKCPECGEGDLVIKEGRNGKFIACSCFPKCTYTRNIEVAAKGKCPVCGSGLLVRKTRKGNKTFYVCDKKGTKPDCEFISWDLPIDDKKCDTCGAYMVWHRFRGKTYPRCSDPECATNKRKKKSDKEESDE
- a CDS encoding methylenetetrahydrofolate--tRNA-(uracil-5-)-methyltransferase, translating into MSKKVTVIGAGLAGSEAAWILSELGVEVDLYEMKPIRKSPAHKSDGYAELVCSNSLRAANIENAVGLLKEELRVLGSLIMEAADKSAVPAGGALAVDRDEFSSYITEKIDNCPNINVIHEEITKIPEDGIVIVATGPLTDGELYEDIMKTVGDSKLHFFDAAAPIVTADSIDMTKAFKASRYGKGGDDYINCPMDKEEYLRFYNELVNAERADVKGFDKEIVFEGCMPIETMASRGVDTMRFGPLKPVGLVDPKTGEEPYACLQLRQDDRAKTMFNLVGFQTRLKWPEQKRVFGLIPGLENAEYYRMGVMHRNTYINSPALLTHEYSMRNRDTLFFAGQITGVEGYIESTASGFLAGYYAAMKALEIEPPFVPGSDTVIGSMAAYVSDPMVKKFVPMNANFGLVEKMPGKFKGKNGKKEKNAAIAQRSLEKIYAFADIINNMKNRNGDND
- a CDS encoding Serine/threonine protein phosphatase PrpC; this encodes MDDWTLIADETRALIAYALILFVIALCAFVYFLVYYRKSIKGVVTDESFLALDVAYFHEKGKRQRQEDSYYISPMDDMRKYGFTACVADGMGGMRYGDQISQYITDSIGEMYPISFFACENNSESIRKISNNLFDEYNQQGGATLAMVQIYNDHMTFYSVGDSDIILIRNDEATILNPRQNYVALLIRSLVRSGKQTQVAYANNKARALVDYMGNHNPRVIFTKKPMRLLPEDTIIVSSDGLTDAVPWKTIPQYVENSAVATASNLKLSVRQKKYPKQDNYTAVVIKLKRSIV
- a CDS encoding tRNA-guanine transglycosylase, with the protein product MSNFPVWYEHIHTCKQTGARLGRVHTPHGTFDTPAFMPVGTQASVKGMSPDEISSMGANIILSNTYHLWMRPGSELIAKAGGLHKFMNWKGAVLTDSGGFQVFSLARPKDIIEEGVKFRSHLDGSKHLLTPEKSIQIQNDLGADIIMAFDECCPYPSTEEYSARSLERTTRWLERCIDTHKRPEDQALFGIIQGNMYPELRVRSAKQITSFDLPGFAIGGLSVGEPANLMYEMLDATVPHMPEDKPRYLMGVGTPDYLIEGAIRGIDMFDCVLPTRMGRHGTVLTSKGRVIIRDAKHAEDFGPMDPECDCYACKNFSSAYIRHLLKAKEMFGQRLCTWHNIDFLLTLMGKVREAIAEDCLGDFRDAFFKEYYGS